The Scylla paramamosain isolate STU-SP2022 unplaced genomic scaffold, ASM3559412v1 Contig26, whole genome shotgun sequence genome segment CttcccattaaaaaaaaatacaataaaataactaGACAAtttaacgagaaaaaaaaaattaaatcctaTCACAAATATATTAAAACACCGAAAATTTCTTCCGCATCTACATAGAACAAGGCTAAAAATATAAGGATACTTAATCTATATTAACTTCCCGTTCTCTCTTTCAGGATACCACGACGGGACAGGACTTGCTGAAAACCGTTTTCTCTCATCTTAATCTCGTACAAACACCGTATTTTGGCCTCGCTACATCGACCCATCCAACCAaacggtgaaagagagagagagagagagagagagagagagagagagagagagagagagagagagagagagagagagagagagagagagaatcagattgCTTTTATGTATGCAACAAAATATTGCTTtaccataattctctctctctctctctctctctctctctctctctctctctctctctctctctctctctctctctctctctctcattcttgcataaacaaaaggagaagtaggaagagagagagagagagagagagagagagagagagagagagagagagagagagagagagagagagagagagagagagagagagagagagagagagagagagagagagagagttatattatTTTCCCATACAAGGCaatataatattctctctctctctctctctctctctctctctctctctctctctctctctctctctctctctctctctctcttcctacttctccttttgtttatgCAAGAATgaatgagcaagagagagagagagagttataacgTTATCCCATACAAGGCAatataatatttctctctctctctctctctctctctctctctctctctctctctctctctctctctctctctctctctctctctctctctctctctctctctctctctcccttcctacttcTCATTTTGTTTATGCAAGAatgaatgcgagagagagagagagagagagagagagagagagagagagagagagagagagagagagagagagagagaatggtacatATCCTATCTTTAATGTTGCTTTCTttgtggttgagagagagagagagagagagagagtgtgtgtgtgtgtgtgtgtgtgtgtgtgtgtgtgtgtgtgtgtgtgtgtgtgtgtgtgtgtgtgtgtgtgtgtgtgcgcgcgcgtgtgtgtgttatgtttttAAATGTATTGTGATTACTAACtgtcaatagtagtagtaaaagtagtagtagtagtagaagtagtagcgctagtagtagtagtatagtagtagtagtagtagtagcagtagtagtagtagtagtaatagtagtagttgtagtagtagtagtagtagtagtagtagtagtagtagtagtagtagcagcagcagtatcagaaacaacagcagcagtagtagtagtagttgtagtagtagtagtagcagtagtagaagtagtggtagtattagtaatagtaagcagcatcagtagtagtagtagtagtagtggtagtattagtagtagtagcagcagcagtagtagtattggtagttgttgtagttgtagtagtagtagtagtagtagtagtagtaatagtagtagtcagcagtagtagtagtagtgtagtagtagtagtgtaatagtagtattgtaatagtagtattgtaataatagtagtagtagtagtagtagtagtagtagtagtagtagcagcagcagtagtagtagcagcagcagcagcagcagcagcagtaatagtagtagtagtagtagtagtagtagtagtagtgtttgcaATCTAGAAACGTGACAATTTGGGTAGCAgtgttgcaagagagagagagagagagagagagagagagagagagagagagagagagagagagagagagaaattacgttCTAGTTTGTGacttattattaaaaaaattctctctctctctctctctctctctctctctctctctctctctctctctctctctctctctctctgtctctctctctctctctctctctctctctctctctctctctctctctctctctctcttataataaTTAAGATTTTTAGTTCGTTGAATTACAGGAGTTTGTTCAGTGCCACACGATGGATGCTGTTAAGGGCCTTGCTTGGGATAATGCTGAATGACGTTTCCCTCCGACTTGGGTTAAATTACTTCAGTTCATTAATGTCAATGCTAATCGCTTCGTTGTGCGGATAGTTATTTGAAAAAAGTATAATTGTTGCCCAGAAATGTATATGCCTCAAAATTAGTACGTTATgatcatgaagaaaaaaaaaataaataaaaaattgcgcAAAATCACATCCTAGATTTATAAAAACTCTGTGAGCAAGCCGTTGacaatttttccatatatatcttCACGCATTATAAATTTGTTGCTAAAAGTTCCTTCAATAAGCGCCGCTGTAAAGTTGGTGATAAgtttgggaagaaaataaaatgtgtgtgtgtgtgtgtgtggatgtgtgtgtgtgtgtgtgtgtgtgtgtgtgtgtgatttaagtATCTGAAGCAACGGAAGCGAACTGCAAAACTTTACGTGCCGTTCTCTGCACTTGCCAAACTCCCCTGCATGAGAGAAACATGACCAAGAATAAGCTTTGAATGTTACGAAATACGAACACATGCAGGCAAATGTATACTGTTGTCGATTTGCAACTCTTAAAGCACACATTTTACGGGGTTCGAGAAATTCACCACATTTTTCATTACGGAATGTTTGTAACagtagagaaagggagggaggaaacaggagTTACTGTAGAAAAGCTgtgatattataaaaaaaaaaaaaaacaaacagtaacAGGAGGTGACCTACAGCTAAAATACAAGTGGAAGCTATCAACACATTCTGCCCTTTGAGAGGTTCCCCAGACTACATGGTCCCCCTTGTCCTGCGtagtgatggaagaaagagaaggaacaatacTAACAAAAAACAGAACTATCGCAAACAATCAACACATCCTAGTATTTGACATTTTTAAGTAGCATTCTGCCGCTACCCTAGACTAGATAGCCTCCTTGCCCTATGCCACGTACCTGCTGGGTAAGAAGGCGTCTGGCGGCGATCATACGTCACCTTGTCGTCCTCGGAAACAAACAGTTGGTCAAGCTTCTTCAGCTCACTGCTGGGATGTTGTACTTCCTGGGGGccgcctctcccccttcctcctgctggcggtggcggcggtacTAATGCTTTTTTTCctgctccatctcctcttccactggcactacttccttctcttgtcaCTCCGTCAGCACTACTGCCAGTGACTCCGCCGGTGGCGTCCTCCTCACTCACATCGCTGCCAGCCCTACCATCATTTCTGTAAATAAAGCTCCAGTTAGAGATcttggataaataaaaaaaatattccgtGGTACACTACACAGAAACACACGTTGAAATTATCAAATGTAACGTGTTTCAGGTTAGGAATGCATAGCGGTAATAATAAATCAACACAGCGCAGAAAAGATGAAGCCTCGGGttggaaaggaaaggcaaactGAAGCTGCGGAAAATGAGAGACTAAGGAAACCACGAGCAAGCAGGAGGGGAAACCACAATTGAAGAtaatgagggaagaaatgatggtgatggtaaatgACGTTACttgtggtattagtagtagtagtagtagtagttagtagtagtggtagtagtagcggtaatagtagtagtggcaatagtagtagtagtagtagtagtagtagtagtagtagtagtggtagtggtagtagtgatagtagtagtagtagtagtagtagtagtagtagtagtagtagtagtagtagtagtagggatagtagtagtagtagtagtagtagtagtagtagtaatagcagtagtagtagtagcagtggtgataAGTAATGACCGTTGTTCTTCTCGTAACGCCTTCCTTTCACCATCCATCCACAatcttccactctccctccacagCCACCATCTCCCACTACCAACCACTCAAGTATCTTTCACCCCTGCACCCCTCAACCACCCATTACCTCCCAGACACCACTGCAACCACTTGACTACCCAACCACCCAATCACCTCGCCCTCCACTTCAGCCACCActtcaaacaccaccacaaccacttaacttcttgcagcttcccttatttcttatgatcTTATGCAAGTAACCAACCACTCGACCACTTCCTCCCATTTCTCGCTACAGTTTAATCTTTATTTCAGTCCTCACTCATCcgctcttccaccaccatcagttaTTCAgacccactacacacacacacacacgcacgcacgcactcacactAGTATATCTTGATGGTACAGATTTGTTTCCAGCTCTACATGAAAACATTTTACACTTTcgtttcagttttctttctcttttttttttttatttatttatctatttagctCACAATCTGGTACCTGTTTGCATTACGTGGAAATTGTTTTGTTCGACTACAGcataaataattctctctctctctctctctctctctctctctctctctctctctctctctctctctctctctctctctctctctctctctctctctctctctctctctctctctctctctctctctctctctctctctctctctctctatcttcacACTCGATAAATAAGACTTTTATAAA includes the following:
- the LOC135097606 gene encoding uncharacterized protein LOC135097606, producing MKGAWGRLTPAAILVLGTVLSNWTCPTARNDGRAGSDVSEEDATGGVTGSSADGVTREGSSASGRGDGAGKKALVPPPPPAGGRGRGGPQEVQHPSSELKKLDQLFVSEDDKVTYDRRQTPSYPAVFGDAA